A genomic segment from Nodularia sphaerocarpa UHCC 0038 encodes:
- the hemB gene encoding porphobilinogen synthase has protein sequence MPSTNSSDTTDVLRYRPRRLRRTETLRRMVRETTLSVNDLIYPMFVTEGEGQKVEIASMPDCYRYSLDLLLKEIKEVYDLGINAIALFPVVPEELKDDTGAESFNPNGLVQRTVKAIREAVPEIIVMTDVALDPFTNHGHDGLIDDKGNILNDPTVEVLVKMAVSQAAAGASFVAPSDMMDGRVGAIRRALDAEGYIDVGILAYSAKYASAYYGPFRDALDSAPKFGDKKTYQMDAANAREALKEIELDIAEGADMVMVKPALAYLDIIHQVRNATHLPVAAYNVSGEYSMIKAAARMGWIDEKKIILETLTSMKRAGADLILTYFAKEVALMLA, from the coding sequence GATGTACTTCGTTACCGTCCTCGTCGTCTGCGTCGGACTGAAACTTTACGACGAATGGTGAGAGAAACAACTCTTAGTGTTAATGACTTAATTTATCCCATGTTTGTGACAGAGGGAGAAGGGCAAAAAGTAGAAATTGCTTCTATGCCTGATTGTTATCGCTATTCCTTAGATTTATTGTTAAAAGAAATTAAGGAAGTGTATGATTTGGGAATTAATGCGATCGCACTGTTTCCAGTAGTTCCAGAAGAGCTAAAAGATGATACAGGTGCTGAAAGTTTCAACCCGAATGGACTAGTACAGCGAACTGTCAAAGCTATCAGAGAAGCAGTTCCAGAAATTATTGTCATGACTGATGTAGCCCTTGACCCCTTCACCAATCATGGGCATGATGGTTTAATCGATGACAAGGGTAATATTTTAAATGACCCCACCGTGGAAGTGTTGGTAAAAATGGCAGTTTCCCAAGCAGCAGCCGGGGCAAGTTTTGTCGCACCTTCCGACATGATGGATGGTAGAGTCGGCGCAATTCGTCGCGCTTTAGATGCAGAAGGCTACATTGATGTGGGAATTTTGGCATACTCAGCCAAGTATGCTTCTGCCTATTATGGTCCGTTCCGGGATGCTTTAGATTCTGCACCAAAATTTGGTGATAAAAAGACTTATCAAATGGATGCAGCTAATGCCAGAGAAGCTTTGAAGGAAATAGAATTAGATATTGCTGAGGGAGCAGATATGGTCATGGTTAAACCGGCTCTGGCTTATCTCGATATTATCCATCAAGTCCGCAACGCCACACATCTGCCTGTAGCAGCATATAACGTTAGTGGTGAATATTCCATGATTAAAGCTGCTGCACGCATGGGTTGGATTGATGAGAAAAAAATAATTTTGGAAACTTTAACCAGCATGAAACGAGCCGGTGCTGATTTAATTTTGACTTATTTTGCCAAAGAAGTAGCTTTAATGTTGGCTTGA
- the ppc gene encoding phosphoenolpyruvate carboxylase, with the protein MGTLLYSLSDGLNLYPASELFLRHRLQVVEELWESVLRQECGQTMVDLLRQLRDLCSPEGQARNDQAASAVKLIEQLNINEAIRAARAFALYFQLINIIEQEYEQRQQLTRYSEGEAETLIQEQTLSNASYSSNQKEDDAGIEASTEGINPFSTTSSVTKSIGKQKGTFAALFPHLFKLNVPPQQIQRLISHLDVRLVFTAHPTEIVRHTIRDKQRQVVNLLQKLDVVENRTESTLGGYPWEAADLREQLLEEIRLWWRTDELHQFKPTVLDEVDYALHYFQEVLFDGIPQLYKRLKYALGKTFTWLEPPHKNFCSFGSWVGSDRDGNPSVTPEITWQTACYQRKMVVERYIKSVKQLIELLSVSMHWSDVLPELLESLEIDQSQLSDVYDALALRYRQEPYRLKLAYVLRRLENTRDRNVALYNREKSTKEDSPMYRSGSEFLAELRLIERNLTETGLSCRELETLICQVEIFDFNLTQLDIRQESTRHSDALNEILEYLQILPQSYNELSEEQRVAWLTGELQTRRPLIPAELPFSEKTNDVIETFRILRSLQQEFGVNICQTYIISMCREVSDVLEVLLLAKESRLFDPVVAVGTIQVVPLFETVEDLQRSRSVMRQLFELPLYRALLAGGYEALKAIQQEGSSLPIVPTTASPLTPNLQEVMLGYSDSNKDSGFLSSNWEIHKAQKSLQTIAEGYGLSLRIFHGRGGSVGRGGGPAYEAILAQPGHSINGRIKITEQGEVLASKYSLLDLALYNLETITTAVIQASLLRTGFDDIEPWNEIMEELAVRSRQHYRALIYEQPDFIDFFHQVTPIEEISQLQISSRPARRPSGKKDLSSLRAIPWVFSWTQTRFLLPSWYGIGTALQGFLNEEEESEEHLKLLRYFYMKWPFFKMVISKAEMTLAKVDMQMAHHYVQELSNPEDKERLEKVFQQIANEFYLTRDLVLKITGHTRLLDGDPVLQRSVQLRNGTIVPLGFIQVSLLKRLRQSRNITATSGVIHSRYSKGELLRGALLTINGIAAGMRNTG; encoded by the coding sequence ATGGGTACTCTTTTATACAGTTTGTCTGATGGGTTGAATTTATACCCTGCGTCGGAATTATTTTTGCGTCATCGTCTCCAAGTCGTAGAGGAATTGTGGGAATCAGTACTCCGGCAAGAATGCGGTCAAACGATGGTGGATCTATTACGGCAATTGCGCGATTTGTGTTCGCCAGAAGGACAAGCCAGAAACGACCAAGCCGCATCTGCCGTTAAGTTGATTGAACAACTGAACATCAACGAGGCAATTCGAGCAGCTCGTGCCTTTGCGTTGTATTTCCAGTTGATTAACATCATAGAGCAGGAATATGAACAACGTCAGCAATTAACCCGCTATTCTGAGGGAGAAGCAGAAACGCTAATTCAGGAACAGACGTTATCTAACGCTTCTTACTCCTCCAACCAAAAAGAAGATGATGCCGGAATAGAAGCTTCTACAGAGGGAATTAATCCATTTTCTACAACAAGTTCGGTGACCAAATCAATCGGAAAACAAAAAGGTACTTTTGCTGCTTTGTTTCCCCATTTATTCAAGCTGAATGTGCCACCGCAACAAATTCAACGCCTGATTTCACATTTGGATGTGCGTTTGGTGTTTACAGCTCACCCGACGGAAATAGTGCGTCACACCATCCGCGATAAACAAAGACAGGTGGTAAACCTGCTGCAAAAACTTGATGTAGTGGAAAACCGCACTGAAAGCACCCTGGGCGGATATCCTTGGGAAGCAGCAGATTTGCGAGAACAATTGCTCGAAGAAATTCGCCTGTGGTGGCGGACAGATGAACTCCACCAGTTCAAACCCACGGTGCTGGATGAAGTTGATTATGCCTTACACTATTTCCAAGAAGTGTTATTTGATGGTATTCCTCAACTCTATAAGCGCTTAAAATATGCTCTGGGTAAGACATTTACTTGGCTAGAACCGCCCCATAAAAACTTTTGCTCTTTTGGTTCTTGGGTAGGTTCAGATCGCGATGGTAATCCATCAGTGACACCAGAAATTACCTGGCAGACAGCTTGCTATCAGCGCAAAATGGTGGTCGAAAGATATATTAAGTCAGTGAAGCAGCTGATTGAATTATTGAGTGTGTCGATGCACTGGAGCGATGTTTTACCAGAGTTGCTGGAATCTTTAGAAATTGATCAGTCGCAGTTAAGTGATGTGTACGATGCGCTGGCGTTGCGTTATCGCCAAGAACCTTATCGCTTAAAACTGGCTTATGTTCTCAGACGGTTGGAAAATACGCGCGATCGCAATGTGGCTTTGTATAACCGCGAAAAGTCAACCAAGGAAGACTCGCCCATGTATCGTTCGGGGTCGGAGTTTTTGGCAGAACTGCGGTTAATTGAACGTAACTTGACTGAAACTGGTTTAAGCTGTCGGGAGTTAGAAACTCTGATCTGTCAAGTCGAAATTTTTGACTTTAACTTGACTCAGTTGGATATCCGCCAAGAATCAACGCGACACTCTGATGCTTTAAATGAGATTCTGGAATATCTGCAAATTCTACCCCAATCCTATAACGAGCTATCGGAAGAACAGCGCGTTGCTTGGCTAACTGGAGAACTGCAAACCCGTCGCCCGTTAATTCCGGCAGAATTGCCATTTTCGGAAAAAACCAACGATGTGATTGAAACTTTCCGGATCTTGCGATCGCTACAGCAAGAGTTTGGTGTCAACATCTGCCAAACTTACATCATTAGTATGTGTCGGGAAGTCAGCGATGTTTTGGAAGTTTTGCTATTAGCCAAAGAATCCCGACTTTTTGACCCGGTGGTAGCTGTGGGGACTATTCAGGTTGTCCCCTTATTTGAGACGGTAGAAGACCTACAACGCTCTAGAAGCGTCATGCGGCAGCTATTTGAACTTCCTTTGTATAGAGCTTTGTTAGCAGGTGGTTATGAAGCACTCAAAGCCATTCAGCAAGAAGGTTCTTCATTACCGATTGTCCCGACTACAGCTTCTCCCCTCACCCCTAACTTACAAGAAGTGATGCTGGGGTATTCTGACAGCAATAAAGACTCTGGTTTTTTAAGTAGCAACTGGGAAATTCATAAAGCCCAAAAATCACTCCAGACAATCGCCGAAGGATATGGTTTGAGTTTGCGGATTTTCCACGGACGCGGGGGTTCTGTGGGACGAGGTGGCGGCCCAGCTTATGAGGCGATTTTGGCTCAACCAGGACACAGTATTAATGGGCGGATCAAGATTACTGAACAAGGGGAAGTATTAGCTTCTAAATATTCCTTGCTGGATTTAGCTCTGTATAATCTGGAAACCATTACCACGGCTGTAATTCAAGCCAGCCTGCTGCGAACCGGGTTTGATGATATCGAACCTTGGAATGAGATTATGGAAGAATTAGCAGTGCGATCGCGTCAACATTATCGCGCCCTCATTTACGAGCAACCAGATTTTATCGACTTTTTCCACCAAGTCACCCCCATTGAAGAAATTAGCCAGTTGCAAATTAGTTCTCGTCCAGCGCGGCGACCATCTGGAAAGAAAGATTTAAGCAGTCTGCGCGCCATTCCTTGGGTGTTTAGCTGGACACAGACCCGGTTTTTGCTGCCTTCTTGGTATGGTATCGGCACAGCTTTACAGGGATTCTTGAATGAGGAAGAGGAATCAGAAGAACACCTGAAATTGCTCCGCTACTTTTACATGAAATGGCCATTCTTCAAAATGGTGATTTCCAAAGCAGAAATGACCTTAGCCAAAGTAGATATGCAAATGGCGCATCACTACGTCCAAGAACTCTCGAACCCTGAAGATAAAGAGCGGCTAGAAAAGGTTTTTCAGCAAATTGCCAATGAATTCTATCTCACCAGGGATTTAGTCCTAAAAATTACTGGTCACACTCGGCTTTTGGATGGTGATCCTGTGTTGCAACGTTCAGTACAGTTACGCAATGGCACAATTGTACCGTTAGGATTCATCCAAGTTTCCTTACTCAAACGTTTACGACAGTCCCGAAATATTACCGCTACCTCTGGTGTAATTCACTCTCGTTACAGCAAAGGTGAGTTATTGCGAGGCGCACTGTTAACGATTAACGGTATTGCAGCCGGGATGAGAAATACAGGTTGA
- the psbA gene encoding photosystem II q(b) protein gives MTTTLQQRQSANVWDRFCEWITSTDNRIYIGWFGVLMIPTLLAATTCFIIAFVAAPPVDIDGIREPVAGSLIYGNNIISGAVVPSSNAIGLHFYPIWEAASLDEWLYNGGPYQLVIFHFLIGCACYLGRQWELSYRLGMRPWICVAYSAPLASATAVFLIYPIGQGSFSDGMPLGISGTFNFMIVFQAEHNILMHPFHMLGVAGVFGGSLFSAMHGSLVTSSLVRETTETESQNYGYKFGQEEETYNIVAAHGYFGRLIFQYASFNNSRSLHFFLAAWPVIGIWFTALGISTMAFNLNGFNFNQSVIDSQGRVIATWADVINRANLGMEVMHERNAHNFPLDLAAADVAPVALTAPAING, from the coding sequence ATGACCACAACCTTACAACAGCGCCAAAGCGCCAACGTATGGGATCGCTTCTGCGAGTGGATCACCAGCACCGACAACCGGATCTACATCGGTTGGTTCGGAGTTCTGATGATTCCAACCCTACTAGCTGCTACCACCTGCTTCATCATCGCCTTTGTTGCAGCACCTCCAGTAGACATCGACGGTATCCGTGAACCCGTAGCTGGTTCCTTGATTTACGGTAACAACATCATCTCTGGTGCAGTTGTTCCTTCTTCTAACGCTATCGGCTTGCACTTCTACCCAATCTGGGAAGCAGCTTCCTTAGATGAGTGGTTGTACAACGGCGGTCCTTACCAATTGGTAATTTTCCACTTCTTGATCGGTTGCGCTTGCTACCTTGGTCGTCAGTGGGAACTATCTTACCGCTTGGGTATGCGTCCTTGGATCTGTGTAGCTTACTCCGCGCCTTTGGCTTCTGCTACAGCAGTATTCTTGATCTACCCAATTGGTCAAGGTTCATTCTCTGACGGTATGCCTTTGGGTATCTCCGGAACCTTCAACTTCATGATTGTGTTCCAAGCAGAACACAACATCTTGATGCACCCCTTCCACATGTTGGGTGTAGCTGGTGTCTTCGGTGGTTCTTTGTTCTCCGCAATGCACGGTTCCTTGGTAACTTCCTCCTTGGTACGTGAAACAACCGAAACCGAATCACAAAACTACGGTTACAAGTTCGGACAAGAAGAAGAAACCTACAATATCGTTGCAGCCCACGGCTACTTCGGTCGGTTAATCTTCCAATACGCTTCCTTCAACAACAGCCGTTCACTTCACTTCTTCCTAGCTGCTTGGCCTGTAATCGGTATCTGGTTTACCGCTTTGGGTATCAGCACAATGGCTTTCAACTTGAACGGTTTCAACTTCAACCAATCAGTAATTGATTCTCAAGGTCGGGTTATCGCTACCTGGGCTGACGTAATCAACCGCGCTAACTTGGGTATGGAAGTAATGCACGAGCGCAACGCTCACAACTTCCCTCTAGACTTGGCTGCTGCTGATGTTGCTCCAGTTGCTTTAACTGCACCTGCTATCAACGGTTAA
- a CDS encoding MBOAT family O-acyltransferase produces MNFISIFYGVFLLSVLGIYWSVGNQKLRMWTLLIASLVFYGSLNVQYIPLLLVLTFLNFRLGLEMGNNTTHGKYAVDWKLSNEEWQFGQTDWNRRRLKLLWLGVSLNILLLLGFKYLPAFFKYVFNLELNAPDSAIKLIAPLGISFFTFECIAYLVDVYRGAPATKQFIKFATYKLFFAKLISGPITRYHSLASQFYKPHFPSAEGVTEAMWLISRGAVKKGILADNLGIFVDLCFGNLQRAGSADLWLATFAYGLQLYLDFSGYVDIARGSALLFGLVLPENFNFPYFSTSIAEFWRRWHITLGDWLRNYVYFPLGGSRQGLTRTCGNLFIVMLIAGIWHGSAWGFIVWGVFHGLALGLHRLTDVMSDRFENLAHFWQNPLGIVVAWFLTQLMVFTSWIWFRLPNLQDSSWVIQHLWGHSADAQFVQKVYVESLNMNQYQLTALLVILALSMSIIYAFNGRLKLEFNWPVKLVFVPLCLYAVWLLAPEGSLPYIYFDF; encoded by the coding sequence ATGAATTTCATATCAATTTTCTATGGAGTATTTTTGCTGAGTGTACTGGGAATTTACTGGTCTGTAGGTAACCAGAAGTTGCGAATGTGGACGTTGCTAATTGCCAGCCTTGTTTTCTACGGGTCTTTGAATGTTCAGTACATTCCTTTATTATTGGTACTAACTTTCCTTAACTTTCGTCTGGGGCTGGAGATGGGGAACAATACCACACACGGAAAATATGCTGTTGACTGGAAACTTTCTAATGAAGAGTGGCAATTTGGCCAAACTGATTGGAATCGTCGTCGGCTCAAGTTGTTGTGGCTGGGTGTAAGTTTAAATATTTTATTGTTACTGGGCTTTAAATATCTGCCCGCTTTCTTTAAATATGTTTTTAATCTGGAACTTAATGCACCAGATTCTGCCATTAAATTAATTGCACCTTTGGGGATTTCATTTTTCACTTTTGAGTGCATTGCTTATTTAGTAGATGTTTATCGCGGTGCGCCAGCTACTAAACAGTTTATCAAATTTGCTACGTATAAATTATTCTTTGCTAAACTGATTTCTGGCCCAATTACTCGTTATCACAGCCTAGCATCTCAATTCTATAAACCACACTTTCCTTCTGCTGAGGGTGTCACAGAAGCAATGTGGTTAATTTCTAGGGGCGCAGTCAAAAAAGGTATTTTGGCAGATAACTTGGGAATCTTCGTTGATTTATGTTTTGGCAATCTACAACGGGCTGGTAGTGCTGATTTGTGGTTGGCTACATTTGCCTATGGCTTGCAGTTATATTTGGATTTCAGTGGTTATGTAGACATCGCCCGTGGGAGTGCTTTACTCTTTGGCTTAGTTTTACCTGAAAATTTTAACTTTCCTTATTTCAGCACCAGTATTGCTGAATTTTGGCGGCGCTGGCATATTACTTTAGGCGATTGGTTACGAAACTACGTCTACTTTCCTTTGGGTGGTTCGCGTCAAGGCTTGACTCGCACCTGCGGGAATTTATTTATTGTGATGCTAATTGCTGGTATCTGGCACGGTTCAGCCTGGGGTTTTATCGTTTGGGGTGTATTCCACGGTTTAGCTTTGGGGCTTCATCGACTCACAGATGTAATGAGCGATCGCTTTGAAAATTTGGCACATTTCTGGCAAAATCCTCTGGGTATAGTTGTGGCTTGGTTTTTAACCCAACTGATGGTTTTTACCTCTTGGATTTGGTTCCGCCTCCCCAACCTCCAGGATTCTTCTTGGGTAATTCAGCACCTCTGGGGTCATTCCGCCGATGCACAGTTTGTGCAAAAGGTTTATGTAGAATCCCTGAATATGAACCAATATCAACTGACTGCGTTGCTGGTAATTTTAGCTCTATCTATGAGCATAATTTATGCCTTTAATGGCAGGCTGAAGTTAGAGTTTAACTGGCCTGTCAAGCTTGTCTTCGTACCACTATGCCTCTACGCCGTGTGGTTATTAGCTCCTGAAGGCAGTTTGCCTTATATTTACTTTGACTTTTAA
- a CDS encoding cobalt-precorrin-6A reductase, translating into MRVLILGGTGEAAELAAKVANIQGIEVISSLAGRTREPSIPLGDFRIGGFGGVAGLAKYLHQMQIDLLIDATHPFATQIALNAADAAMEVKVPRLKLIRPPWQEVNGDRWTEVDRIKTAASLLENQSKRVFLTVGRQEIGAFAHLNQIWFLMRMIDPPEPQVLVPPGILLCDRGPFQLDNEREILIHHQIDTIVSKNSGGDATYAKIIAARELKLKVVMINRPPVPPGEKATDIDEALLWLSQHLHS; encoded by the coding sequence ATGCGAGTTTTAATTCTGGGTGGAACCGGAGAGGCGGCAGAATTAGCTGCCAAAGTTGCGAATATCCAGGGAATTGAGGTAATTTCATCTCTAGCCGGTCGGACCCGTGAGCCGTCAATCCCATTAGGTGATTTCCGAATTGGGGGTTTTGGTGGTGTAGCTGGATTAGCTAAGTATCTGCATCAGATGCAAATTGATTTGTTGATTGATGCTACTCATCCTTTTGCGACTCAGATTGCTTTAAATGCGGCTGATGCGGCGATGGAAGTTAAAGTACCTCGTCTGAAGTTAATCCGCCCACCTTGGCAAGAAGTTAATGGCGATCGCTGGACGGAAGTTGATAGGATAAAAACTGCCGCAAGTCTTCTAGAAAATCAATCAAAACGGGTTTTTTTGACCGTTGGCAGGCAAGAAATCGGTGCTTTTGCTCATTTGAATCAAATTTGGTTTTTAATGCGGATGATTGACCCGCCGGAGCCACAGGTTTTAGTACCACCGGGAATATTGTTGTGCGATCGCGGTCCCTTTCAGCTTGATAATGAAAGAGAAATCCTAATTCACCATCAAATTGATACCATTGTCAGCAAAAATAGCGGTGGTGATGCCACTTATGCCAAAATTATCGCCGCACGGGAACTAAAACTCAAAGTTGTCATGATAAACCGTCCCCCTGTACCCCCAGGAGAAAAAGCCACAGATATAGATGAAGCTTTGCTCTGGCTATCACAGCACTTGCATTCGTGA
- a CDS encoding DUF1574 domain-containing protein, producing the protein MKTVLLDSQKSLVEWVSQATGINSLGVKVRLRGNDLHILCEGSEFPERWRTLSDLLHALQQTDLDILTSNEQPSIYQVFVYGRKKGEYRPKWCHRVYLNQVERHLEQVEQVLEDSEKSASVGGSLILSNESLARRGDPNAIARYLSETLSPLGVSVQVKTKQHQPKDSNQAVVNRLWIFCQSSYSPDSSLLAEPVAQQLRDLKLVGYQDAVIVSQVSGEIASDWMLRVDLRPPEMMLKEWARWGDVQAITRLLRSILSELKVAVQVSLKESTLHIFCTPAVDPSKTAPAPDKALCLEIILRHLEAIAPQGILAATVYGKKTSDQQPAWIDWLSLPATEHPALATLPLELASDGDQPAITFLLERLLNLDLDWRLKTGGIRVLLLRKGDLLHIMCDAPICPARSQVAHKVTQFLQQLKMPSIAGVRVYGRRAGNKEPSWQDGVDLVPRQRLVPEATPEFAATAEYVNELLIGTNSINHVSTNEPILRHDLTSEEVQNFVTEVARDWTTSAITTAKKWLIGTQIFTESGQSVIQNPDSQGLKVALVWGTLGLLLTLQTDWILGHIITRSRLSSPQVTSVSPSLLPGQEPSSSSQANQNQKPGFLNSRSGKQSPQSQKDVFNDSGFTQGDDGQERILKAGPLKERANAAAILLAARSQIPSFNSRQLNEQLALYKQRVAKNGKAADVLIIGSSRALRGIDPVVLSQSLANQGYPHIDVFNFGINGATAQIVNLIIRQVLEPSELPKLILWADGSRAFNSNREDITFKAIAASEGYKQVLQKAFTAANSDESPQNSDNAAVQTQVGKNPNINSYQVVNESLNQVLSGISISHQNREQVKAILQEKLLSLPLVRHTQAMGSQTQFNSDNSELDTTQQAVDFDGFLALSVRFNPIIHYQKHPRVAGNYDNDYRDFQIAGEQDAAFQEILQFTQTRNISLVFVNMPLTSDYLDPVRTKYEQEFQQHMLSLSTNPKFIYRDLSQLWPKTNDYFSDPSHLNRFGAYEVSKRLANDPMIAWPTK; encoded by the coding sequence ATGAAAACAGTATTACTAGATAGTCAGAAATCACTAGTGGAGTGGGTAAGCCAAGCAACAGGAATCAACTCTTTGGGGGTAAAAGTCCGGTTGCGGGGAAATGACCTACACATTCTTTGTGAAGGTTCAGAGTTTCCTGAACGCTGGCGCACTCTGTCTGACTTGCTTCACGCGCTACAGCAAACAGATTTGGATATTTTAACCAGTAACGAACAACCCTCAATATACCAAGTATTTGTCTATGGGCGGAAGAAAGGGGAATATCGACCCAAATGGTGTCATCGGGTTTATTTAAACCAAGTAGAACGGCATTTAGAACAGGTAGAGCAAGTCCTGGAAGACTCGGAAAAATCCGCATCTGTGGGTGGGTCTCTGATTCTCTCTAATGAAAGTTTGGCACGTCGGGGAGACCCCAATGCCATTGCGCGCTATCTGAGCGAAACTCTCAGTCCGTTAGGTGTGTCGGTACAGGTAAAAACCAAGCAGCATCAGCCAAAAGATAGCAATCAAGCTGTAGTTAATCGCCTGTGGATCTTTTGTCAGTCTAGCTATAGCCCCGATTCATCATTATTAGCTGAACCAGTAGCCCAGCAGTTACGGGATTTGAAACTGGTCGGCTACCAAGATGCAGTAATTGTTTCCCAAGTCAGTGGTGAAATAGCATCTGATTGGATGCTCAGAGTCGACCTGCGACCTCCAGAAATGATGCTCAAGGAGTGGGCTAGGTGGGGAGATGTGCAGGCGATTACGAGGCTGTTAAGGTCGATTTTGTCAGAGTTAAAGGTTGCTGTACAAGTTTCTCTCAAAGAATCAACCCTGCATATCTTTTGTACCCCGGCTGTTGACCCCTCAAAAACTGCCCCAGCGCCAGATAAAGCCCTATGTTTAGAGATAATTTTACGCCACCTAGAAGCGATCGCTCCCCAAGGTATTCTCGCAGCCACTGTTTACGGAAAAAAAACCTCAGATCAGCAACCAGCTTGGATTGACTGGTTAAGTTTACCAGCGACAGAACATCCAGCCCTAGCCACATTACCCCTGGAGTTAGCCAGTGATGGTGATCAACCAGCAATTACTTTTTTACTAGAGCGCTTACTCAATCTTGATCTCGATTGGCGTTTAAAGACAGGTGGTATTCGTGTACTGCTGCTACGCAAAGGTGACTTGTTGCATATTATGTGTGATGCGCCCATTTGCCCAGCCCGCTCACAAGTAGCCCACAAAGTCACCCAGTTTTTGCAGCAGTTAAAAATGCCAAGTATTGCCGGGGTACGCGTCTACGGTCGCCGTGCTGGTAATAAGGAACCATCTTGGCAGGATGGCGTAGATTTAGTACCACGCCAACGTTTAGTTCCAGAAGCTACCCCAGAATTTGCGGCTACGGCGGAATATGTTAATGAACTGTTAATTGGTACAAACAGCATTAATCACGTCTCTACTAATGAGCCAATTTTGCGTCATGATTTAACTTCAGAAGAAGTTCAAAATTTTGTTACAGAAGTAGCACGAGATTGGACAACAAGTGCTATTACCACAGCCAAAAAGTGGTTAATAGGAACGCAGATATTTACAGAAAGTGGTCAGTCAGTAATCCAAAACCCTGATAGTCAAGGGCTGAAGGTAGCTCTGGTTTGGGGTACGTTGGGTTTATTGCTGACTCTGCAAACTGATTGGATTTTGGGTCATATAATTACTCGCTCTAGACTAAGTTCACCACAAGTAACTAGTGTTTCGCCCTCATTATTACCTGGACAAGAGCCATCATCGAGTTCTCAAGCCAACCAGAATCAGAAACCAGGATTTTTGAATAGCAGGTCTGGGAAACAATCTCCTCAGAGTCAAAAAGATGTCTTTAATGATTCTGGGTTTACCCAAGGTGATGATGGACAAGAGAGGATTTTAAAAGCGGGGCCACTGAAAGAAAGAGCCAACGCCGCAGCAATTTTATTAGCCGCGCGATCGCAAATACCCAGTTTCAATTCTCGGCAATTAAATGAACAACTAGCATTGTATAAACAGCGAGTTGCGAAAAACGGTAAAGCCGCAGATGTATTAATTATTGGTTCCTCCCGCGCCTTGAGAGGAATTGACCCGGTAGTACTTTCTCAGAGTTTAGCAAATCAGGGTTATCCCCATATTGACGTATTTAATTTTGGCATTAACGGTGCTACAGCACAAATTGTCAACTTGATTATTCGTCAGGTGCTAGAGCCATCGGAACTCCCAAAACTAATTCTTTGGGCAGATGGTTCCCGTGCTTTCAATAGCAATCGGGAAGATATTACCTTTAAGGCGATCGCCGCATCAGAGGGTTACAAACAAGTATTGCAGAAAGCATTCACAGCCGCCAATAGCGATGAATCCCCACAAAATTCAGACAATGCTGCTGTTCAGACGCAAGTAGGAAAAAACCCAAATATCAACAGTTATCAAGTTGTAAATGAGTCGTTAAATCAGGTATTATCTGGCATTTCTATCAGCCACCAAAATCGTGAGCAAGTCAAAGCTATCTTGCAGGAAAAACTGCTTTCATTGCCTTTAGTTAGACACACTCAGGCTATGGGTTCACAGACACAATTCAATTCAGACAACTCCGAACTGGATACTACCCAGCAGGCGGTAGACTTTGATGGATTTTTAGCTTTATCAGTGCGCTTCAATCCGATAATTCACTATCAAAAACATCCTAGAGTTGCAGGAAATTACGACAACGATTATAGAGATTTTCAGATAGCAGGTGAACAAGATGCAGCCTTTCAAGAAATTTTACAATTTACCCAGACTCGAAATATTTCTTTAGTATTTGTTAATATGCCCCTGACATCCGATTATTTAGATCCAGTCCGCACCAAATATGAGCAAGAATTTCAGCAACATATGTTATCCCTATCAACCAATCCCAAATTTATATATAGAGACTTAAGCCAACTTTGGCCAAAAACCAATGATTACTTTTCTGACCCCAGTCACCTCAACCGCTTTGGGGCATACGAAGTATCAAAAAGGTTGGCTAATGATCCGATGATTGCTTGGCCGACGAAGTAA